In one window of Tellurirhabdus rosea DNA:
- a CDS encoding tetratricopeptide repeat protein encodes MRPFTLLRLNFILCSLLLLTNCSDTEEDDAVRFFQRANRTFQTGEYREAIKFYNEALEKKPDFADALNNRGLARYRIGDLPGALDDYNQAIEVDPEFWEAYFNRSEVLLDRNSPSESRQDLEKIKSVYADSSFYHVRLGDVLVRQNNLSAAQAAYDRAIRLQPSNADALTNRGVLFFQQKQYNLAEADFRAAVAANPRQDFALNNLSLLLTRKKEYDPALKLIDQALRLNPGQPYYLNNKGYLLLQMNRPEEAIVLIRRSLSLDDRNGWAHRNEGLYFLQKNQPQQALPRLQQAEKLDPSVENVYAYLGQALRAANNLAQACKTWELGAKGGDELAQEYRRQFCR; translated from the coding sequence ATGCGTCCGTTCACTTTGCTCCGCCTTAATTTCATTCTGTGCAGTCTGCTGCTGCTCACCAATTGTTCCGACACGGAGGAAGACGATGCGGTCCGGTTTTTCCAGCGGGCCAACCGGACCTTTCAAACCGGCGAATACCGGGAAGCCATTAAGTTTTACAACGAAGCGCTGGAAAAGAAACCGGACTTTGCGGATGCCCTCAACAACCGGGGACTGGCCCGTTACCGGATCGGCGATCTGCCGGGCGCCCTGGACGATTATAACCAGGCGATCGAGGTTGACCCCGAATTCTGGGAAGCTTATTTCAACCGTTCCGAAGTCCTGCTCGACCGGAATAGCCCCTCCGAGAGTCGGCAGGATCTGGAAAAAATCAAGTCCGTTTATGCAGACTCTTCCTTCTACCACGTCCGGCTGGGCGATGTGCTGGTTCGGCAGAACAACCTGTCCGCGGCGCAGGCCGCCTACGACCGGGCCATCCGCCTGCAGCCGTCCAACGCGGACGCCCTGACCAACCGGGGTGTTCTGTTTTTCCAGCAGAAACAATACAATTTGGCTGAGGCCGATTTCCGGGCGGCGGTAGCGGCTAATCCCAGGCAGGATTTTGCCCTCAATAACCTGAGTCTCCTGCTGACCCGCAAAAAGGAATACGACCCCGCCTTAAAGCTCATTGACCAGGCCCTGCGCCTCAACCCCGGCCAGCCCTATTACCTGAACAACAAAGGGTACCTGCTGCTTCAGATGAACCGTCCCGAGGAAGCCATTGTCCTCATTCGCCGCTCGCTTTCCCTCGACGACCGGAATGGGTGGGCGCACCGCAACGAAGGCCTTTACTTCCTGCAAAAAAACCAGCCGCAGCAGGCTTTGCCCCGGTTGCAGCAGGCCGAAAAGCTGGACCCATCCGTCGAGAACGTCTATGCCTACCTGGGTCAGGCGCTTCGGGCGGCCAATAACCTCGCCCAGGCCTGCAAAACCTGGGAGCTTGGAGCAAAAGGAGGCGACGAGCTGGCGCAGGAGTACCGCCGGCAGTTCTGCCGCTAG
- the menD gene encoding 2-succinyl-5-enolpyruvyl-6-hydroxy-3-cyclohexene-1-carboxylic-acid synthase: MAIHQHVLALVELCARKGLHHAVISPGSRSAPLTLALARHPHIKTYVVADERSAGFIALGLAQQLRMPVIVVCTSGSAVYNLAPAVAEAYFQETPLLLLTADRPKEWIHQLDGQTIYQQDIFGKHVRYSAELPADYGHPDAAWAAERIANEAINQSLLAPRGPVHLNIPLREPLYPVEGEAYQFPAVREIEQLTSVPALAPSTWHRLQEEWERADRKLIAVGQHRSDGGLRKVLAQLGDEWAVPILGDSIANLGSAGPFIGAQDVFMGNLPDAAAADLRPDLLITCGQSFLSKGFKQFLRKYKPRQHWHIQAAGPLADPFQTVTMLIPYEPRLFFQKLFEDLDFQRMKEGDEEVDPVFRNAWLAKEQASRRFMHQFLNREETFSEFGAVRQVLEALPGNSQLHAANSMPVRYVNLCGVGESVEVFANRGTSGIDGCLSTAVGAALASPDTLVTALIGDVAFFYDRNALWNAHVPANLRIVLLNNHGGNIFRIIEGPSRQPELETFFETPHSFSGENTARDAGVGYQLAAGFESLPAGLDWLYAPSTSARLLEIQTDRAVNAEVFGRYREGAKALF; this comes from the coding sequence GTGGCCATTCATCAGCACGTCTTAGCCCTTGTTGAACTTTGCGCCCGGAAGGGCCTCCATCATGCCGTCATTTCTCCGGGTTCGCGCTCGGCACCGCTGACGCTCGCCCTCGCCCGGCATCCGCATATCAAAACCTACGTGGTTGCCGACGAGCGGTCCGCCGGTTTTATCGCGCTTGGGCTGGCCCAGCAGCTTCGGATGCCGGTCATCGTGGTCTGCACCTCTGGCAGTGCCGTGTACAACCTGGCCCCGGCGGTGGCCGAAGCTTACTTTCAGGAAACCCCGCTGTTGCTGCTGACCGCCGACCGGCCAAAGGAATGGATTCACCAGCTCGACGGGCAGACAATCTACCAGCAGGATATTTTCGGCAAGCACGTCCGGTACAGCGCCGAACTGCCGGCCGACTACGGCCATCCGGATGCGGCCTGGGCGGCGGAACGAATTGCCAACGAAGCAATCAACCAAAGCCTGCTGGCCCCGCGTGGCCCGGTCCACCTGAACATCCCCCTCCGCGAGCCGCTGTATCCCGTCGAGGGAGAAGCCTATCAATTTCCGGCCGTTCGGGAAATCGAGCAGCTGACTTCGGTGCCGGCTTTAGCGCCATCGACCTGGCACCGCCTGCAGGAGGAGTGGGAGCGGGCCGACCGGAAGCTAATCGCCGTAGGCCAGCACCGGTCCGACGGCGGTTTAAGAAAAGTGCTGGCGCAGCTGGGCGACGAATGGGCAGTTCCCATCCTCGGGGACAGTATCGCCAACCTGGGAAGTGCGGGGCCGTTCATTGGCGCGCAGGATGTGTTCATGGGAAACCTCCCGGATGCCGCCGCCGCCGACTTGCGCCCCGATCTGCTGATTACCTGCGGGCAGTCCTTTCTTTCCAAAGGGTTCAAGCAGTTTCTGCGGAAATACAAGCCCCGGCAGCACTGGCATATTCAGGCCGCTGGCCCGCTTGCCGACCCGTTCCAGACCGTAACGATGCTGATTCCGTATGAACCGCGGCTTTTCTTCCAAAAGCTTTTCGAAGACCTGGATTTTCAGCGGATGAAAGAGGGGGATGAAGAGGTGGACCCCGTTTTCCGGAATGCCTGGCTGGCCAAAGAGCAAGCCTCCCGCCGCTTTATGCACCAGTTTCTGAATCGGGAGGAAACCTTCTCGGAATTCGGGGCCGTTCGTCAGGTGCTGGAGGCACTGCCCGGGAATAGCCAGTTGCACGCCGCCAACAGCATGCCGGTTCGGTATGTCAACCTGTGCGGCGTCGGGGAGTCGGTCGAGGTGTTTGCCAACCGGGGCACAAGCGGCATCGATGGCTGTCTGAGTACCGCGGTGGGGGCGGCGCTGGCCAGCCCGGATACGTTGGTGACGGCCCTGATTGGGGACGTGGCGTTTTTTTATGACCGCAACGCCCTCTGGAACGCCCACGTCCCGGCCAATCTGCGCATCGTGCTGCTCAACAACCACGGGGGAAACATCTTCCGGATTATCGAGGGACCTTCCCGACAGCCGGAACTGGAGACCTTTTTCGAAACGCCCCATTCGTTTTCCGGCGAAAACACCGCCCGGGACGCGGGAGTTGGTTACCAGCTGGCCGCCGGTTTTGAGAGCCTCCCGGCGGGTCTGGACTGGTTGTACGCCCCTTCCACTTCGGCGCGGCTTCTGGAAATTCAAACCGACCGGGCGGTCAACGCGGAGGTCTTTGGCCGGTATCGGGAAGGGGCAAAGGCTCTGTTCTAG
- a CDS encoding sigma-70 family RNA polymerase sigma factor gives MRQLKISKQITNRESQSLDKYLQEIGKVDLLTPDEEVQLAQKIREGDQLSLERLTKANLRFVVSVAKQYQNQGLSLGDLINEGNLGLIKAAQRFDETRGFKFISYAVWWIRQSILQALAEQSRIVRLPLNRVGSLNKISKTFSDLEQKFEREPSPEELAAVLDITAAEVVDTLKISGRHVSMDAPFVQGEENSLLDVLENDGEDKPDSGLINDSLRKEVQRALSTLTQREADVITLYFGLNGEHAMTLEEIGEKFNLTRERVRQIKEKAIRRLRHTSRSKALKTYLG, from the coding sequence ATGAGACAGCTAAAGATTTCAAAACAAATTACCAACCGCGAAAGCCAATCGCTGGACAAGTACCTCCAGGAGATTGGTAAAGTGGATCTTCTAACCCCGGACGAGGAAGTTCAGCTTGCTCAGAAAATCCGGGAAGGAGACCAGCTTTCGCTGGAACGTCTGACCAAGGCGAACCTTCGTTTCGTGGTTTCGGTAGCCAAACAGTACCAAAACCAGGGTTTGTCGCTGGGTGACCTGATCAACGAGGGTAACCTCGGTCTGATCAAAGCCGCGCAGCGTTTCGACGAAACCCGGGGTTTTAAGTTTATTTCGTACGCCGTATGGTGGATCCGTCAGTCGATTCTCCAGGCTCTGGCCGAACAGTCCCGGATTGTGCGTCTGCCCCTCAACCGGGTAGGCTCGCTGAACAAAATTTCCAAGACGTTCTCGGACCTGGAGCAGAAGTTTGAACGGGAACCGTCACCGGAAGAACTCGCTGCGGTGCTGGACATTACGGCCGCCGAGGTGGTGGATACGCTGAAGATTTCGGGTCGCCACGTTTCCATGGACGCGCCGTTTGTGCAGGGAGAAGAAAACAGCCTGCTGGACGTCCTGGAAAACGACGGAGAGGATAAGCCCGACTCCGGTTTGATCAACGACTCTCTGCGGAAAGAAGTGCAGCGCGCCCTGTCAACGCTCACCCAGCGGGAAGCAGACGTCATTACCCTGTACTTCGGTCTCAACGGCGAACATGCCATGACGCTGGAAGAAATTGGCGAGAAGTTTAACCTGACGCGCGAACGGGTTCGTCAGATTAAAGAAAAAGCCATCCGCCGTCTGCGGCATACGTCGCGCTCCAAAGCACTGAAGACGTATTTGGGGTAA
- the pnp gene encoding polyribonucleotide nucleotidyltransferase, with product MSQIITQTIALPDGRTITIETGKLARQADGAVVVRLGDTMLLATVVSAKEAKEGVDFMPLSVDYQEKFAAAGRIPGSFQRREGKLSDHEVLICRLVDRALRPMFPEDYHADTQVNILLVSADAEVLPDALAALAAAAALSVSDIPFNGPISEVRVAKIDGEYKINPLTSDLARATLDVIVGATEHDICMVEGEMQECQEAEVVEALKIGHEAIKTQIAALKELEAKTGKTEKRVYSHETHDEELRQLVHGQTFEKALAVAKQANANKKVRSESFKAVFEEFKQQLFPEGTEVDAAKLALAKRYYHDVQWEASRRLVLDERYRLDGRKLDEIRQITCDVDYLPMAHGSAVFTRGETQSLTTVTLGTKMDEQIVDQAMYQGYSKFLLHYNFPGFSTGEVKPNRGPGRREIGHGNLAHRSLKKVLPADADNPYTIRIVSDILESNGSSSMATVCAGTLALMDAGVKIKAPVAGIAMGLITDETSDKYAVLSDILGDEDHLGDMDFKVTGTESGITACQMDMKVNGLSYEVLAQALEQARAGRLHILGEMQKAIQVVRPDLKPHAPRAVTLKIEREFIGAVIGPGGKVVQEIQKESGTTIVIEERDNAGYVSIFSNNQEGMDKALSRVRGIVAVPEVGEIYDGKVKTIMPFGAFVEFLPGKDGLLHISEIKWERLETMDGVLEVGEEVRVKLIEVDKKTGKFRLSRKALLPKPVNKNPS from the coding sequence ATGTCACAAATCATCACCCAAACCATTGCACTTCCCGACGGACGTACGATTACCATTGAAACCGGCAAGCTGGCTCGTCAGGCTGACGGGGCGGTTGTCGTTCGCCTGGGCGATACGATGCTCCTTGCCACGGTAGTGTCGGCCAAGGAAGCCAAAGAAGGCGTCGACTTTATGCCGCTTTCCGTCGATTACCAGGAAAAGTTCGCGGCTGCCGGCCGTATTCCGGGTAGCTTCCAGCGCCGGGAAGGCAAATTGTCCGACCATGAAGTCCTGATCTGCCGCCTCGTTGACCGGGCTCTGCGGCCTATGTTCCCGGAAGATTATCACGCCGATACGCAGGTCAATATTTTGCTGGTTTCCGCCGATGCGGAAGTGCTGCCCGACGCGCTGGCAGCCCTGGCAGCGGCGGCGGCCCTTTCGGTTTCCGACATTCCGTTCAACGGCCCCATCTCGGAAGTCCGGGTGGCCAAAATTGACGGTGAATACAAAATCAATCCGCTGACCTCCGATCTCGCCCGCGCCACCCTCGACGTCATTGTCGGGGCAACCGAGCACGACATCTGTATGGTGGAAGGCGAAATGCAGGAGTGCCAGGAGGCAGAGGTGGTCGAAGCCCTGAAGATTGGCCACGAAGCCATCAAAACCCAGATTGCCGCGCTGAAAGAGCTGGAGGCGAAGACGGGCAAAACGGAGAAACGCGTATACAGCCACGAAACCCATGATGAAGAACTTCGTCAGCTGGTTCACGGGCAGACGTTCGAGAAGGCGCTGGCGGTGGCTAAACAGGCCAATGCCAACAAAAAAGTCCGCAGCGAGTCGTTCAAAGCGGTTTTTGAAGAATTCAAACAGCAGCTGTTCCCCGAAGGAACCGAAGTGGATGCCGCGAAACTGGCCCTGGCCAAGCGGTATTACCATGACGTACAGTGGGAAGCTTCCCGGCGTCTGGTGCTCGACGAGCGCTACCGTCTGGACGGCCGGAAGCTGGACGAAATCCGGCAGATTACCTGCGACGTGGATTACCTGCCGATGGCCCACGGCTCGGCCGTGTTCACCCGCGGGGAAACCCAGTCGCTGACCACGGTGACGCTCGGTACCAAAATGGACGAGCAGATCGTCGACCAGGCGATGTACCAGGGGTATTCCAAATTCCTGCTGCACTATAACTTCCCCGGCTTTTCGACGGGCGAAGTGAAGCCCAACCGGGGACCGGGCCGCCGCGAAATCGGCCACGGAAACCTGGCGCATCGTTCGCTCAAAAAAGTGCTGCCGGCTGATGCCGATAACCCGTACACGATCCGGATCGTGTCCGATATTCTGGAGTCCAACGGCTCGTCGTCGATGGCTACGGTCTGTGCCGGTACGCTGGCGCTGATGGATGCCGGGGTGAAAATCAAAGCGCCGGTGGCGGGTATCGCCATGGGCCTGATTACGGACGAAACCTCCGACAAATACGCCGTTCTGTCCGACATTCTGGGCGACGAAGATCACCTCGGTGACATGGACTTCAAGGTGACGGGTACCGAAAGCGGCATCACGGCCTGCCAGATGGATATGAAGGTCAACGGCCTTTCGTACGAAGTTCTGGCGCAGGCTCTGGAGCAGGCCCGGGCCGGTCGTCTGCATATCCTGGGCGAAATGCAGAAAGCCATCCAGGTGGTTCGTCCGGACCTGAAGCCGCACGCGCCGCGGGCGGTGACGCTGAAAATCGAGCGGGAGTTTATCGGTGCCGTTATCGGACCGGGTGGCAAAGTGGTGCAGGAGATCCAGAAAGAATCCGGCACGACGATCGTCATCGAAGAACGCGACAACGCCGGTTATGTCAGCATTTTCTCAAACAATCAGGAAGGTATGGACAAGGCCCTGTCGCGCGTGCGCGGCATTGTGGCCGTACCGGAAGTGGGCGAAATCTACGACGGCAAGGTAAAGACGATCATGCCGTTCGGGGCGTTTGTCGAGTTCCTGCCGGGTAAAGATGGTCTGTTGCATATTTCCGAGATTAAATGGGAACGGCTGGAGACCATGGACGGCGTTCTGGAAGTGGGAGAGGAAGTACGCGTCAAGTTGATTGAAGTGGACAAAAAAACCGGAAAATTCCGTTTGTCGCGCAAGGCTTTGCTGCCGAAGCCGGTGAACAAAAATCCGTCGTGA
- the rpsO gene encoding 30S ribosomal protein S15: MYLNTEKKQEIFASQGFQKNPGDTGSAESQIALFTYRINHLTEHLKVHKHDYSTRLGLLKLVGKRRRLLDYLVKKDISRYRAIIAELNLRK; this comes from the coding sequence ATGTATTTAAACACCGAGAAAAAGCAAGAAATCTTTGCTTCCCAGGGTTTTCAGAAAAATCCGGGTGACACTGGGTCGGCCGAATCTCAGATTGCTCTGTTCACGTACCGGATCAACCACCTGACGGAGCACCTGAAAGTTCACAAACACGATTATAGCACCCGTCTGGGTCTGCTCAAACTGGTAGGTAAGCGCAGAAGACTGCTGGACTACCTGGTGAAGAAGGACATCAGCCGCTACCGGGCCATTATTGCAGAACTGAACCTGCGTAAATAA
- a CDS encoding tetratricopeptide repeat protein, whose amino-acid sequence MNRFLPLWMLLLCGSILAEAQPARNTRQAIQFIKLANTLRELDKTPEAIDLLVRALPTVRSSDLYWSAVGYELLGLAYKDQADSARSVYYLTIARSRYEKLRFVASAWAVNELVRDISGKNYYAGIQIGSSQVKLVIAKTRYETDFYDKDIKLQAEFPNSYFLASANPSAGAVPDPIRICLDSIQRYQIPPERVFIALSSDVRNSLAASPARRKQLHSQLTKLLPAGNFRLDTTLSPVREAELFTFGAVPRKVWSSTSALHLGNEVTSGGYFADRRKFQPVNVPFGIQSLVTAIDPRKSMNRDEFRREAQRIVQAVADTALVRRLGGADAGLRQRRTVGLGGDIPRAVVTCLHPERAGTTAVVITPEEVERFKKLALTDYQALLKPDLKGVRDASVRARAERDLAALRDQLGEKQLIAGALWLEAVMKSYAGGPAAKRFVFIRNSDVGWVTGKFLETISGEYEAAIAQGDLYTR is encoded by the coding sequence ATGAACCGTTTTCTCCCCTTGTGGATGCTGCTTTTGTGCGGCAGCATCCTGGCCGAGGCTCAACCTGCCAGGAACACCCGGCAGGCCATTCAGTTTATCAAACTGGCCAATACGCTTCGCGAACTGGACAAAACGCCGGAGGCCATTGACCTGCTGGTCCGGGCGCTGCCTACCGTTCGCTCCTCGGATTTGTACTGGAGCGCCGTGGGCTACGAACTGCTGGGACTGGCTTATAAAGACCAGGCCGACAGCGCCCGCTCCGTTTACTACCTCACCATTGCCCGTTCCCGGTACGAAAAGCTTCGTTTCGTGGCCAGCGCCTGGGCCGTCAACGAACTGGTTCGGGATATTTCCGGGAAAAACTATTACGCCGGTATCCAGATCGGCTCCTCCCAGGTGAAGCTGGTGATCGCCAAAACCCGGTACGAAACGGACTTTTACGACAAAGACATCAAACTCCAGGCGGAGTTTCCCAATTCCTACTTCCTGGCCAGTGCCAATCCATCGGCGGGCGCGGTTCCGGACCCGATCCGGATCTGCCTCGATTCCATCCAGCGCTATCAGATTCCCCCGGAGCGGGTGTTCATTGCGCTGAGCAGCGATGTCCGCAACAGCCTGGCCGCCAGCCCGGCCCGCCGCAAACAGCTTCACAGCCAGTTGACCAAACTGCTTCCTGCCGGCAATTTCCGGCTCGACACAACGCTTTCGCCTGTTCGGGAGGCCGAACTCTTTACCTTCGGGGCGGTTCCCCGGAAAGTGTGGTCGTCCACGTCCGCCCTGCATCTGGGCAATGAAGTGACCTCGGGCGGGTATTTCGCCGACAGACGCAAATTTCAGCCGGTGAACGTGCCCTTCGGTATTCAGTCGCTGGTGACCGCGATCGATCCCCGGAAGTCCATGAACCGGGACGAATTCCGGCGGGAAGCGCAACGTATAGTGCAGGCCGTCGCGGATACCGCGCTTGTCCGTCGCCTCGGCGGAGCGGATGCCGGGCTGAGGCAGCGGCGAACCGTCGGGTTAGGAGGGGATATTCCCCGGGCGGTCGTTACCTGCCTGCATCCGGAACGGGCGGGCACGACGGCGGTGGTCATTACCCCGGAGGAGGTGGAGCGATTTAAGAAGCTGGCGTTGACGGATTACCAGGCGCTGCTGAAACCTGATCTGAAAGGCGTCCGGGACGCTTCCGTCCGGGCCCGGGCCGAGCGCGATCTGGCCGCACTCCGCGACCAGCTTGGCGAAAAGCAGCTCATCGCCGGGGCGTTATGGCTGGAGGCCGTGATGAAAAGCTACGCCGGTGGCCCGGCCGCCAAGCGATTCGTGTTTATCCGCAATTCGGACGTCGGCTGGGTGACGGGGAAATTCCTGGAGACGATCAGCGGCGAATACGAAGCCGCCATTGCGCAGGGCGACCTGTATACCCGCTAA
- a CDS encoding START-like domain-containing protein, translated as MEKYKFVAEYELRASPKVLFPYISTASGLSQWFASRVNVLPNHLYDFYWDDESHPARQVSIRQNKSVRFEFLNGTDGERSDNNYIDFRVDVSELTQSTFLRIVDYSGNTDAEELKSMWQGLIEKLKEIVGS; from the coding sequence ATGGAGAAATATAAATTTGTTGCTGAATACGAACTGCGTGCTTCCCCCAAAGTCCTATTTCCTTACATCAGTACCGCTTCTGGGCTTTCTCAGTGGTTTGCGTCCCGGGTGAACGTCCTGCCAAATCATCTGTATGATTTTTACTGGGATGACGAAAGCCATCCGGCCCGCCAGGTATCCATCCGGCAGAACAAAAGTGTTCGCTTCGAATTTCTGAACGGCACCGACGGCGAACGGTCCGATAATAACTACATCGACTTTCGCGTTGACGTCAGTGAACTTACCCAGTCCACTTTTCTGCGAATCGTCGACTATTCCGGGAATACCGACGCGGAAGAACTTAAATCGATGTGGCAGGGTTTAATTGAAAAGTTAAAAGAGATTGTCGGGAGTTGA